Proteins from a genomic interval of Fusarium oxysporum Fo47 chromosome I, complete sequence:
- a CDS encoding Mss4-like protein, with protein MPSYTGKCVCGNVKYSVSLDSPDDARTSLCHCGSCKRAFGTNFGLTTKVALDGFSYDQGKPKTFKQENGVVREFCHNCGAFICEYGEQAADKFRYIMWGTFDEPDKFPPKGEFFCKYRESWMPEVPDIFHKNEIKE; from the exons ATGCCCAGCTATACCGGAAAATGCGTTTGTGGTAACGTCAAGTACAGCGTGTCATTAGACTCGCCCGATGACGCACGAACATCACTTTGTCATTGTGGAAGTTGTAAAAGGGCATTTGGAACCAATTTTGGACTTACCACAAAG GTCGCACTTGATGGCTTCAGCTACGACCAAGGCAAACCCAAGACCTTCAAGCAGGAGAATGGCGTTGTTCGAGAGTTTTGCCACAATTGCGGAGCTTTCATCTGTGAATATGGTGAACAAGCTGCGGACAAGTTTCGATACATCATGTGGGGAACCTTTGACGAACCTGACAAGTTTCCTCCCAAGGGAGAGTTCTTCTGCAAGTATAGGGAGAGCTGGATGCCAGAAGTGCCAG ATATATTTCATAagaatgagatcaaggaatAA
- a CDS encoding heterokaryon incompatibility protein-domain-containing protein, with product MAQYYSDVLDTESFRLATVCLAAHPDTKSQVPSVTLTTHVLSGAPDLAYNALSYTWGSPRDGPSLPDQTPIWIDALCINQSNPSERSPQVSVMNQIYGKANRVIVWLGKAFPELEVGLKAAERIGNASVPETLRMIRTQTWDFSSDLSTMPERYGMDPVDQEEAIGLVTLYMSNWFTRIWIIQEVSLTSDVVILCNGRFTGFDCVGYAAAFLHYSGFFQSVVDLVPRDRPGIHIRGGINIFHAERIQLLREWCKGTKSLWVGVLAMIDLEAGLGKHHTKPSAIVPLRVFFSTFGMKATDPRDSIYGWNGILKHMATQEGVSLPSVFEPDYDIDIKDLLRNIACNIIETTDSLVYLSLVKDPSMRETPGLPSWVPDYPPVLYNSVHGPNFRSIGTVNSSKHVPHSPNQYPFTIAGNVLEAFGFRLGTVRMIGEGFLKCLQGRLKVLGDILLTMGEIYPYTNQRADEVLWRTLIWDTDFTNRPSKLIRLKDFQRAILHNFARALQLGFKEAESASAGQALVLQFTRDMTYLDEIAAKFPNSIFPSTKLIKALCANLDIVPQDSDEFDQEELQRLMEPPSKHAMPPYNIMASTWINHRAILTDTGYLGMGPDSTQAGDEVWIISGCPAPLVMRKAEERNDYCLIGETYIHGAMQGEALTDNVIWENIKIV from the exons ATGGCGCAATACTATTCAGACGTGCTCGACACAGAGTCCTTTCGCCTCGCAACTGTCTGCCTAGCCGCTCATCCTGATACCAAGTCCCAGGTGCCGAGCGTGACACTCACGACACATGTTCTGTCCGGCGCCCCAGACCTCGCTTACAATGCGCTATCTTACACTTGGGGTTCACCGCGAGACGGCCCCTCACTTCCCGACCAG ACTCCAATCTGGATAGACGCCCTCTGCATCAACCAGTCCAACCCCAGCGAGCGATCTCCACAGGTCTCCGTCATGAACCAGATCTACGGAAAGGCAAACCGCGTTATTGTCTGGCTTGGAAAGGCCTTCCCCGAGCTAGAGGTCGGACTCAAAGCAGCTGAGAGAATCGGTAATGCATCAGTTCCTGAGACACTTCGTATGATTCGAACGCAGACATGGGATTTCAGTTCTGACTTGTCAACGATGCCGGAGCGTTATGGTATGGATCCTGTTGATCAGGAAGAAGCTATTGGTCTGGTCACTCTTTACATGAGTAACTGGTTTACCCGGATTTGGATCATCCAGGAAGTTTCCCTCACCAGCGACGTGGTTATTCTATGCAACGGCAGATTCACCGGCTTTGACTGCGTGGGTTACGCAGCAGCGTTCCTGCACTACAGCGGATTCTTCCAATCTGTGGTCGACCTTGTTCCTAGGGACAGGCCTGGTATTCACATTCGTGGCGGTATCAACATCTTTCATGCAGAAAGAATCCAATTGCTTCGCGAGTGGTGCAAAGGCACGAAGAGTCTGTGGGTTGGTGTCCTTGCCATGATCGACCTGGAAGCTGGTCTTGGGAAGCATCATACGAAGCCCTCAGCAATAGTCCCCTTACGGGTGTTCTTCTCCACCTTTGGAATGAAAGCAACAGATCCTCGGGATTCCATCTATGGGTGGAATGGTATCTTGAAGCATATGGCAACTCAAGAAGGGGTCTCTCTGCCGTCAGTGTTCGAGCCAGATTACGATATCGACATCAAAGACTTGCTGCGAAACATCGCCTGCAACATCATCGAGACGACTGATTCTCTTGTCTACCTAAGCCTGGTCAAGGACCCCAGCATGCGAGAAACACCAGGCCTTCCATCTTGGGTTCCTGACTATCCACCGGTTCTGTACAACAGTGTCCATGGACCAAACTTTAGATCCATTGGAACTGTCAATTCTTCGAAACATGTTCCCCACTCCCCCAATCAATATCCATTTACTATCGCTGGAAATGTCCTTGAAGCTTTTGGCTTTCGTCTCGGCACCGTTCGGATGATTGGTGAAGGGTTTCTTAAATGCCTTCAAGGCCGTCTTAAGGTACTTGGGGACATTCTCCTTACTATGGGTGAGATTTATCCATATACAAACCAACGTGCAGATGAAGTTCTTTGGAGAACTTTGATCTGGGATACTGATTTCACAAATAGGCCATCGAAGCTCATTCGACTGAAGGACTTCCAGAGGGCCATTTTGCATAATTTTGCACGTGCGCTACAGCTTGGGTTCAAAGAGGCAGAGTCAGCCTCTGCTGGTCAGGCTTTGGTTCTTCAATTCACTCGGGATATGACTTACCTGGACGAGATAGCCGCCAAATTCCCTAACAGTATATTTCCCAGCACCAAGCTTATCAAGGCCTTGTGTGCCAACTTGGATATTGTACCTCAGGATAGTGATGAATTTGATCAGGAAGAACTCCAGAGACTTATGGAGCCACCGTCAAAACATGCTATGCcaccttataatattatgGCGTCGACGTGGATTAACCACAGGGCCATCCTCACTGATACGGGGTATTTGGGCATGGGGCCTGATTCAACTCAAGCTGGGGATGAGGTTTGGATTATCTCTGGGTGTCCTGCTCCGCTGGTTATGAGGAAGGCAGAAGAGAGAAATGATTATTGTCTTATTGGAGAGACTTATATACATGGCGCTATGCAGGGAGAGGCTCTTACTGATAATGTTATTTGGGAGAATATCAAGATAGTCTGA
- a CDS encoding uncharacterized protein (expressed protein) has product MGESDQGVPFAGNGCRVMNKVNNGNHGGHVGLVSGRRKKEGCDLDQLLAVLVELERSASVNVTTYCAPAAAPMADNNDSRMHHSWLLANPDYMPLVQGLMGNISTLREQSSNVLSSLLGGLGKGPDGFVSVKPVSLNPSTYGF; this is encoded by the exons ATGGGCGAAAGTGACCAGGGTGTCCCCTTTGCCGGGAATGGCTGCCGTGTCAtgaacaaggtcaacaacGGCAATCATGGGGGACATGTAGGTCTTGTGAGCGGGCGTCGGAAAAAGGAGGGATGTGACCTGGATCAACTGTTAGCAGTCCTTGTGGAGCTGGAGCGCTCTGCCTCAGTCAATGTGACTACATACTGCGCTCCTGCAGCAGCTCCCATGGCCGACAATAATGATTCCAGAATG CATCATTCCTGGCTACTTGCAAATCCCGACTACATGCCACTTGTGCAAGGTCTGATGGGAAACATATCTACACTGAGAGAGCAGTCTTCAAATGTCCTTTCAAGTTTGTTAGGCGGTTTGGGCAAGGGTCCTGATGGTTTCGTATCTGTCAAACCAGTGTCACTGAATCCAAGCACCTACGGGTTCTGA
- a CDS encoding CheY-like superfamily, translating to MSGTDNKVSDVSTQTVPSKGGPEDANSWAEDAEYLLVDDNKVNMKLMKHHFDKLGLKYNIAWNGQEVVDKYKAHPEQCKMILLDISMPVMGGMQASLLIRQHESENNLQPAIIVGLVAGDIATENRRMVDEFGMNTTFKKPVRLEGLRELVDNWPV from the coding sequence ATGAGTGGAACAGATAATAAAGTATCAGACGTTTCCACGCAAACAGTCCCCTCTAAGGGAGGCCCTGAGGATGCGAATTCATGGGCTGAAGATGCCGAGTATCTTTTAGTCGACGACAACAAAGTCAACATGAAATTGATGAAGCACCACTTCGATAAACTCGGTCTCAAATACAACATCGCCTGGAACGGCCAAGAAGTCGTCGACAAATACAAAGCGCACCCCGAGCAATGCAAAATGATCTTGTTGGATATTTCCATGCCTGTCATGGGCGGCATGCAAGCTTCACTTCTTATAAGACAGCATGAGAGCGAGAACAATCTTCAGCCTGCTATCATCGTTGGACTTGTGGCAGGGGATATTGCGACAGAGAATCGGCGAATGGTGGATGAGTTTGGAATGAACACGACGTTCAAGAAGCCGGTTAGATTGGAGGGTCTTCGAGAACTTGTCGACAATTGGCCTGTTTAA
- a CDS encoding acyl-CoA N-acyltransferase → MGSSAALEFPTGFTLHQITSPEELERWNPSLTQLLLSCVNEDPSASSIGFHAPLSTTKATEFWSSQSPQLFGLKPRATLFVLARDTTAVGTISLVTHPKETHAHKVEVGKLLVSAAERGHGLGRKLMEMAERFAKEELGKTMVLLDTASDTPARGFYLKLGYTEWGVCPQYAESADGHLHDCSFFYKFLHNQI, encoded by the coding sequence ATgggctcttcagctgctctCGAATTCCCAACGGGGTTCACCCTACATCAAATTACTAGTCCTGAGGAACTAGAACGATGGAATCCCTCACTCACTCAACTACTTTTATCCTGCGTCAACGAGGACCCTTCTGCATCCTCAATCGGCTTCCACGCACCTCTctccaccaccaaagccacGGAATTCTGGTCCTCGCAATCACCTCAACTATTCGGCCTCAAGCCCAGAGCTACCCTATTTGTGCTCGCCCGTGACACCACCGCAGTCGGAACGATTTCGCTCGTAACCCATCCCAAGGAAACTCATGCTCACAAAGTCGAAGTCGGCAAGCTATTGGTTTCCGCAGCAGAAAGAGGTCATGGACTGGGGAGGAAGCTAATGGAGATGGCGGAGAGGTTCGCAAAGGAGGAATTGGGTAAGACTATGGTGTTGCTGGATACAGCATCGGATACTCCGGCTAGAGGGTTTTACTTGAAGCTTGGGTATACGGAATGGGGAGTTTGTCCACAATATGCTGAGAGTGCGGATGGGCATTTGCATGACTGTTCATTCTTCTATAAATTTCTTCATAATCAGATCTAG